Sequence from the Phragmites australis chromosome 11, lpPhrAust1.1, whole genome shotgun sequence genome:
ATAATATGTACATCTAAGATGTAgaataacatatatatatatatatatatatatatatatacacacacgcaTCAAATAAAAGATCTTGTTCACAGACCATAACCATTTCTTAAGGTACCAGAAAAAGCTCAGCGCTGAGCTTGACGAGCTTGGTCAATGGATAACCATGTCAATGCCTATGCTTCAGAAGCCTCGAAGCCAGAAATGTAACTGAGCAACGCATAGTAGTGGAGAACACCTTGAGGTCGATGACCAAGACTCGCGGTTCTTCGCATATGATTTGCTCTTGATCAATGGGTTCCAGCTGATATGATATAGAAATTAGAAGCGAATTATCGAATTGATTGGCCGTCCAGCAATCATAAAAACAAAACTGGATGGGGAATAGAGTAAAATTTATAGTTGACCTTGCTATCACCGCCATGTTCCACATCTGACTTTGCGACAGGGAGACCTTGTATAGAGTCACGTGGAATCTGCTCGACAATTTCTGAATCATGTTAGTTCGTGGTGAACTGGTGATCTAGCATGCCCACGATTAAGAAAACTGATTCCAGAACAAATGAGAAGAATGTTGGAACCAGTTTGGTTCATGCATTTGGGTTTCTTTCAGACGCCCAGAGACGCATTAGCATTGGTCAGTATTGGTACAATATTGTGTCAGTCTTGAGGCCGACCTACCATTTCCCAATTTCCCATCTATTCAAACTGTTGCCAACTTGACGCAGCCTGTGCCCAAAGTTTCTTGCATGCAGCTCACGTCCTACGGCGGGCGCGATTCAGGCAACGGGTCATCCACGCTGCATGGAAGACGATGTTGCACATCATGTCTGGGGAGAGCTCTTTTAGTCATCTGAGAGTCATCGATCTACCTAACACCAGACAGACTGATCTTACAGAGGAAGCTCTGAGTTCTTGATGCAGCTCACGTACCACGGCGGGCGCGATGACGTCCAGGCAACGGGCCATCCACCATGCATGGAAGACGATGTTCCACATCATGTCTGGGGAGAGCTCTTTCAGTCATCTGAGTGAGTCATCGATCTACCTAACACCAAACAGACAGATCTTACAGAGGAAGCTCACTCAGAGATTCCTAATCCCATGTGATGGAGATTGCAATGGCTGCCCAAGGTAGACGGTGGGGATAATTTTGCGCTAATTCCATTGCGAGAATGGTAAAGTTGGCAATATTTCccgtcaaaaaagaaaagaaaagttgGCAATACATATACAACGACAGACGTGTCTTTTTATTTGAAAACGCACAGAGACAGGCATGTAATCTTCAGTTTTTTAAGATTGCATACAAGGCAGGGATTCATGATAAACTATAACAGAGGAAAAAGGTAGGCATTGATTCATAACCTGTCAAATGAAAAGGATATAGTGTAACAGGGAAGCTGTATCAAGAAGAATCTAACTACACCGATCCAGGACAGAACGAATGTGTAATGTGATGACAAATTTTGCGCGTCCACAAAATACTTGGTCAGGACGACCAACATTTAGCAGTTATCAAGGAGTTTCTTTCTTCTAGAAGTTGATGATGCAGCCAACTCACCAAATTTATATGAGATGTGATGATGCCATGATTTCGGAAGAAGGCAAACTCGAACAACTAGTCTGCAGCCTGCACTATCAGGCCACATCCTTTTGGAAAAGATCCTCTGACCTCACGCATTTGCAGCCATCCGATCCAGGACGGACGATCCGATCCAGGACGGACGAAGTAGATTCACTGCTACAGTGAAAGTGCAACGGTAGAATCGGTACAATATCTTGTTAAACAGTAACCGCAAACCGCTGTTTAGTACTGTTTGTCGCTGTAGCGCCTGCAAATCCCTCCATTCCTTTTGCCACGTGCTTGAAAATGAGTGGTTGCTGCCTGAGCTTGTGCTCGAAGTACAAAAAACGTAATTGATAATAAATTCTGCTGAAGTTTTCAAGAGTAAAAGGAACGCATTCTCCAGAAAACCAAAAACAAGGGGCAacaggtacaacacatgtaaCTAGATGGTCGGTCACCAAAcagaaaaagagagaataaCTAGGGCAGTACCCATAACAAGCTCTTCGTAACGTTACAAGCTGAAAGGTTGCTTTCAGATGCGGATGTTACCATTAAGTTTAATTATTGGGCAGGAAGCGTTTACAGAATGCTTGCTAGTCCCTCCTTAACAGGAACAGGCCTATTCCCAGGAAATGCATTGCGAGATACATCGACAAGAGCCTTGAAGCTGTATGGTTCATGCATTGACAGCTCTGAGAGTACCTTCCTGTTGAGTTGGATATTCTCCTTCATCAATCCATGCATGAAATTGCCATAGTTGACCTGGAAAGGCAGTTAAGACAAATATAATAAAGCATAGGCCCCTGCAGTGGCTAAATTAGAAACTCAAGAATGAAAGCTTTGGTAGCTTATTCTTTACTTGCACATGAGGAACAAAGCTAGTGGCTTctgagagttgtttgatttatCATGAACATGTAAGAAACTTTGGTCTGTGATTAGCAAATGATAAAGTGTTTTTCCCTTGTGAAACCTCAAATGTAAATGGATACATACCCCATGGAGGCGTGTACCAGCATTGATGCGCTCAATCCAAAGAGAGCGCATGTCCCTCTTCTTGTTGCGTCGATCCCTGTACGAATATTGCAGAGCCTTTTCCACCCTCTCTCTTGCTATCCTTATGCAGTTTTTTGCCCTTCCTCTGAATCCCTTAGCTAACTTAAAAATCTTGCCCTTGTTCATTTTTGTGTTCCTGTAGCCTCACGTACAACTCTTTTCCCTATATCTGCAACATCAGAGAAAAGGTGGGGACAACACTGGAATTAGTATGCACTAAAATCAGATCTGTGCTCAGACTATGCATAGGATCCGGGTGGCATTGATTCCGAACTAGGGATTGTGTACATGTGAATCATACCAGAAGATAATATCTGCAATTAGTTTTATGCTACACAGAAAGAAAACTTCACTTGAAATTTGAAGTATATGTTAACAGCAATAATTTGAGAGTGtacttattttttaattaattatacaaTTTCTAAAATAACCTTGACTCAAACGATAGCTTTTTGTTCAATGATTATGTTAGGTTAAACACCCGCCGAGAGGATAGCCGAGCAACGTCATCTGCTAGAGGAGGGATTAGAACATAGATTGAGGAGACAAAATATTAGgagagacttagattaattcttctttccTTGATTTGATCTAGGCGCAAtgccacatatatatatagccggCCATGTGGCCTATAGAATCCTAATTGAAATCCAACTCTAACATATCTCTAACTTTCATCTGATTTAAACTAACAGATCTCTAATCTTATCTTTAACCGAAACTGATTCAAGCTAACAAACCAATCTAACTAACTTCATCACTAACCAATCTAATCCCGTGCTACAGTACCGCGCATGAACAGTAGTCGAACACCTAACAGATTAGACCAGATATACAGAACACCAATACTACCTAAGTACCTAACTAAATTTAAATGTTGAAATAAAACACAGAGCCagttaaattctacataggttCCTCTATTTCAATGTGAACTCGAATCTTgaaaacaaaatacatatgaCTAATGAAACATTTGAAATCTGACACCCCAGGCAAGACGAGCGTTAAACACTGCATACAACTTATATTCACATATCACATAAATCTGGCCATTAACATATACAAATTTTCTGGTACTTGTTCACAAAGAGTGATTCACAAAACACAGAGGCAGCTTTGAAAACCAAATGCTTCAACTCTTGAAATCGCATTATCCTTCCACTAATTCACACTACTAGTGCTTCCACCAATCATACTACTGATGCTTCCATGGGGAGGACAATTCATACTGGAGACCATagttagggcctgtttgtttcagctagagattctgaaaagcaacttatagaagctggattgtgaaaagctggattgtaaaaaactggattgtgaaaagcttttaggttgtagattctaaaaaactttgatggataatttagtaaaatggactttcacaatctatcaaaagctgagaaaaaccagcttctcagattcccacaatccaaccagcagattttaaaaagctataaccaaaagctgtccgtttgtttcagcttcggattgtaaaagctgaaagccacaatccgaagctgaaacaaacagggccttattAGGACCGGACCAGTCATTGAACCGGTCAAGGCATCGGTTTTTTTCAAGAGTGATTCACTGGTTCAACCGTTATGAACCGGTCAAACCGCCGGTTTTTTAAATACTATTATTTCATTATTTGGCTACTATTTATTTGTactgaaaaatataattatgcTATTATATACTATAATCTATATGTATGAGTGGttcaaaaaatcagaaaaaagccAAATTATGCTATTATAAACTTCAGAATAGAGTGTACAACACAAAGCAACATCAAGGTTCATAACTTCCAAAAGTGAAGTGGTAAAGAGATACAAAATTAAGAATTCCCGAAACTACAAGCATACAGATTTGTTCATATCATCCATTATTGAAGAGTTGCCTACTAGCCTACGTACATAACGAATGCATCcaattaacgtggtaatttctaGGCCTTGAGAGCGAAGGGGTGGCTCCTTTTAACTTCGTTATACTAAGATGATAGATAGATGGTCATAAGTTGACTGAGACTGACTGTAGCTTATCAGTGAGTTCACAATCAAAAGTACTTCAAAATTACTCCCAAGTAAGATCATCCAGATCTCCACTCCTTCCTCAGTTGAACCCTACAGGATCTTCCAATCAGACCTAAATCCCCCATTGATACAAACCAAAAATATTTCAAGCACATGATAATGCCCCCAAAAGTTGCATCCTCGGACCTGGATGAAACTAATTGACCCACTACCAGTTCAAGTCGGGCTTCACAGCAGCGGGGTAGGACGACGGCGTGGTCACGGAGGGACGAAGAGGACTGCGGCGGTGAGTAGTGTCGGGCCGAGGAGGGGGAGATCAGGGCGGTTAAGGTCGCGACGAATCGCACTCACCTAAAGCCCGTGCCTAAAACCCTGATGCTAAGGCTGATCCCGTCTCTGAGATAAGAAGGGAGCGAAGAGGAAGGATTTGAGCGATTACCTCCCAGGACGGCGATATACCGCGGAAACGGCAGCCGACCTCGGCGGTGCGAGCAGTCTTCCAGAGCTCGCCAAGGGCGTGAGagggcaacggcggcggcggcggccggcggtcGATGGCCTGGCAAGGGCGCAGTGCTGGACTCCGAGTGGGTGAGtctttctctcttttgttcGCGTGTTCGACGTGGGCTACATGACGGGCCGTATTTTCGAGATGGTTACGTGCTCTCGGCCGTTTTCCCGCAGCCCATCCATCAAATAGCAAAATGGGCTGAAACTGAGGCCTTAACCCATCTGAAGAACCGCGCGCGCAGCGTGCACCTCTGAATCTATTAGATGCACAGCGCGCGTGGTGCTCGGCGGATCCAGGATTTAAATAAAGGGGTGTTAATTTTTAAATACTAAAATGACAGTTCGACTCACCCGAGCGCCGAGGCAGCGGGCGGCGTCAGAGCTGGGAGGCGGCCAGGCAGGGAGCGCCGGCCGTCGGAGCGGGGAAGCCCGAAAGGTGCGAGTGCGCGGTGCCACGACGACGCCAGCAGGCCGCAGAGACACGGAggccagaggaggaggatgcgcGGTCCGCAGTGGGAGTTGGCGGTGCACTGAGCCGACCGCCTGGCATACAGTCGTGCAGAGGTCAGTGGCGTTGGCCGACGGAGTTCGACTAGGGTTTGGAGCGCGGAGCGCGCTAGCATGGATGCACCATGATGACTGATGGGCGTCGATGAAGGCAGCCAGACAGGAGCGAGAGCGACCGACACCCGATTGATCGAGGAAGGAGCCGAAAAGGTTGGGCTTGCTTGAACCAATGCTGGATTAGGCTGGACTGCTAGGGGTTGCTATCCATAGGAAATTTGGGCCAAGCCCGTGCTAGAGCCCCTGGCACGGACCGTAGGTCCACCTTGCTTCAGATGACTTTCTCACGGCACGGCACCGTCCTTCAGTTCGATCTTGAGCCGAGCCTGAGATCAACCCAAGCTTTCAGTCAGGCTAGAGCTCGGTTTGAGTAGGCTCGTCAATGCAGGTCCAGAGGATGCCAGCGGCGTCGTCCGGGACGAGGAACTGGCGGGCCTTCGGGCCGACGGCTGGGCTATTTTATGGGTGGCGTGGGGGCCGGCGAGGTGGGACTTGGCGGGAGAGCTGGCCGACGGTGGGATGGGTGGAGAAGCCGCGGATCTTTGACATGGGAGCAGAGGTGACGGCCAGCAGCGTGGTCAACCTCCTTTGCTCCTTGAAGTTGGTGAGGGCTCAAAGGCACTGCTTTACGGTGAGCTCCCGGGGATTGGAGGGGGAAGCGGTAGGGAAGGCCGAAGATTcgggctcggcggcggcggtcgttGGATTAGAGAGGGGAGGCAGCGATTGCTTCGTGTAACATTCACGAGCAAGGTACACATCCAGGTCTTCTTACGTACATGGATCACCAATATATGCAAGCAAGTTTGTTCACGTGATCACCAAATCCTCATGCAAAATCATTGACGCATGCATACTAGTTGAGAATTGAGGTTACGATGGAACTGGTGAGATTAATCCACGAGTAAATTACAACTTACAAGGATGCTCGATCTGTAAAGGTTTTCTCAACACGTACATTTCTTTGCTAAGTTTAGAACACAAGTATCGATCAGTAGTTCAGTACCTAACACACATTTATATATGCATGAAACACGTACAGATTATCTAGATAGATCAGCTGCTGTATTATTGGGAGGCGGGACAgcctttttccttctcttcccGATTTGGGTAGGTTCTGTGTAACTGTGCAGTAAgtctacatgcatgcattagtTCACGCGCATCAGCATGATGTGATGCCTGCGTCAGTTGGGACGTTGAGTAGAACTACTACTGGAACTGCGAGAGGAACTGGAGCTGCTTGAGGATGGGGGTGAGTGCCTCCATGAGCTTCTCGCACGGGTGGTTGTGGACGCCCTCGTACGTGGTCACCACGATGCTCCTGTCCTTGGCCAGCCGCTGCACCTGCTTCTTCACGTTGCATGTGTGGTGCGTGCACCGGTAGTAGCTCCTGTGCATCATTGGCATGCACTATTagttgagaaaaaagaaaagtaaacaAGTTTATTAAAATGCTTATAGCTCAATAAGATGGGAGTTGAAGTTGGGGATCGACATATGGGAAGAGAGCACGGCGTGGCCATTGCTTTCTTCAGAATTACCGTGCTCAATGCAAAAACGCGAATGGAGTGGGATAACGCCGCGTGAGCCCCTCCCAGAGTCATCTTCCTCTCGCTGCCTTCCTCTTCACCTAGCCTTCTTTGCTCACGTGGGTCCCTCCACCGCTgctccccaccccccccccccacaccgaGCTACCGCTGTTCGTCGAAACCGTCGGTGCCACGGCTGCCTACCACACCCTCTTTTCCCCTTCCACCACCCAACATCTCACATCGTCACCCACCTCCCGCTGCCATCGTCTCGACTAGGGCTGGCCCTAGAGGGATAAGTTGGGCGACCGTCCCGAGCCTCCAAAACCCAAAGGGTCTATCATATAGATATACATGTATACTAATTGTGTCTCAACAAAGCATAACAGTTCGAATTGCAATCGACTGTTAGCCACAATTACATGATTGTATATGAGATTTGATCTTTGGCCGCCCAAAAAAAGCAGCTTTGCTGCTTTAGTTCATTTGTAGTAGGTTAGTAGTAGCCCAAATTAGCAAGGGATGTCAGTTGCTTAGCGTAAGTTGTAAGGGTACTAATCGGTGACACAGTGACTTGGATGAGATTGATGTTTGCCGAGCTGGGGCCAACCCCCCACCCCCCGGTGACTATTAACTACCATATGTTGGTAGTAGGAGAGCTAATTTAAGTTAACTGGTATATGTAGCTTTCTTCTATTTTTCCATGTTTTGTATTCCATGATATTTTAAAGAaaaacatatgcatattttctTCTGTATCACCGAACATATATCCCAATGCTTTTGGTATCCaagtatttcaaaaaaaattgtaaccGGTATTCGATGAATGACCAAATATATGGTTTATTTGTTGTAATTAGGGTATATTTAGGCAATTATACAACCTTAGAACTGTTATACGATAACAGTTATGGGCACTCATTCTGTGTATCTGGTCATATGGTCTAGTAGATCTATTTTTACCAAATTGTAATAGTTCATACTATACTAGAGCCTCAATATGGCACATATCTTATGACCCACCGCATGCAGTCTCCCTCCTGATATCTATGTCTTGGGAAGAGAGAGCAACCCTGGATCCAAAAATCCAGTGGAGTTTTCCAACGCGAATAGGCAAATGCATGCATTATCGACGCCAATATACATACAGCTTTGCTGCAGAACTACATGCATTTACGTGCTTGTGGTGCGTGCAAGTGCACATATACATCATTACAACAAGCTAGCATTCGATGCATGCACGAGACAAGTATATAGTACTACATTtggttataaatacatattattttgaaaatattatattaatttttaaaatttaacgaacaatattttttaaaatatttagtttaaaagttttaaaattttatcttaaaaaatacttacataatatcataaattcaataaaatttataaataaattttaatataacatattgattaaaattatatattaaaGGTCATGTCTTatctaaaataatatgtatttatatctAGATTGAGT
This genomic interval carries:
- the LOC133885709 gene encoding uncharacterized protein LOC133885709 codes for the protein MNKGKIFKLAKGFRGRAKNCIRIARERVEKALQYSYRDRRNKKRDMRSLWIERINAGTRLHGVNYGNFMHGLMKENIQLNRKVLSELSMHEPYSFKALVDVSRNAFPGNRPVPVKEGLASIL